The nucleotide sequence TAATCAGTCACTAAAGGACTCGTCATAGAAACGCAGTTTGTTAGTTTGAAAACgaacataaaaatgcaaaagataaaaagatGATCAAAGCTAAGTGAACTCACTGGGAACCACCcagtgctttttttgtttagatcttttttatggatttaattctttccatttccattttaacTTCTGCTGTCAGTGGCATTTGGCTGCAGAGTTTCTCTTTAAAATCCTCCGCTGGTGTGAAGCCAAATGCTTTTGCCAGACGTCGATTTGTGACCATGAGCTTCTGCTGGCGCCGGTTGATTTCTGCCTCCAGGTGAGTGTacgttttatttgattttatgatttttgtgATCTTAATCCTCTCAGTCTGGACAGCAGTGCTCTGAACCTGCACAATGAAACAATGATAATCTTTTAGTGGCTTTCGCCCGGTTGTATGTGTACAGTTTGAATTTTCAGGCTTAGCTttggtttgtgttgtgtgttgttggTTAGCAGCATGTCTGAGTGGCAGTTTCCTGTCTTTATACTTCAGGCTGAGTTTGATGctaaaatatagtaaaaaaaatgttcctatATAGACACTTacagtgaaaaagaaacagcagcagctaaaaGTTGGAGCTGATTTTCCTGCTTTATGTACTGAGTGCTGCTTCATccacaatcatttaaaaagacCTATGATCAAAAACCACAGGCTTCAAACATTACGTCTCATACAAcagcactcacattcacaacatGCTACATAAATAGCATCGTCATGTAAATGTggtgtctttagactgtgggtcTTGAGTGTTATCGTGTTATAACTGGACCACCAGCACCTCAGGCtgcatcagctgtgtgtgtgtttttttatgataatcTGATGCTGTCATAATGACAAGTGTCTCAGAACAACTGGCCTTTGAATATCACTGATGTGTTGCccaaaggtgtgaatgtgagcttTGGTTGTCGGCCTTGTGATACACAGGTAACTTGTCGAGTGGGCAACTCGCCCAGCAACAGCTGGTATCAGGTTgtgactaaatattttttttctcagtgtggATGTGATGCTTTTTCATAACTGCCACCCCCACACATCTGTCAGATACTGTACACTGCAGTAAAGAACTTGCCATCTTTGCAGAAATGACAATTCATCACAGTTTTGTAGCTTTTCTTAACTCCTCTTATTTCTCTGAACAAAACTAACCCCTGCAGAAGCTCCTCCATCGCCCCCTGGTCTCGTCTCAGCAGATGTTTCAGCTGTGGCAAAATGTGACCTCTTGTACATCAGGCTCTGAGCTTCCTTCTCCAGGTGTGCTGGCACCTTAATGGCTTCATCCTCCAGCACTATGCTCCTTTTTGTAACTTTAATGACGTTGCccacaattacatttttgaaagagTAGCAGCTCTTCTCTCTGATACTGTCAAAGCGCTCACGTCCGTATACCACCACCTTAATACAATCTGCTGTATCAGCGACTGTCAGATAAAACAtaatctttttctctccttgttGGGTTGTATATGGTATAAGATCAGATTTCTTAACAACTTTCACAACAATGATTTCTTCATCAAGAAGATAACCACTGGATTTCAGCTGACGGATAGTTTTTCTCTGGAAACAAGAGGAATTTGACAACATGTTATCCATCAAAACAACTTAACGAGAAACAATTAATCTCAATCAATCAGAAATAATCTCTTCTGTTGTGAGACTGAAACAATGACAAACCCACTGGTCAATGAAATACATGTTAGGTAAAACTACTATGTTAACAATTATAATTCAATTAGGCTGTATTTTTGACAGATCTTGATTAAAACACCTTcaagtcaaagtgaaaacatgtctctacaaattaatttaaatttacttcaaaatataaaacagataaaCGGTTTTCACCTCTGTCCAGTAGCATTTAGTAGATGATTCAGTAAACTTCAAACATACAGACACCACAACTTTTGTGTCTGCACAGTTtgagtttttctgctttttattgctGGAGTTCGCCTCGTTCTCACTTCACCTTCGcatctttttaattattaaaagcaATAGTTATAATTTGTCTAGTCAAGAAGTGCTTTTAATGAACTTCTGcattaaaaaagttacattaaattaaaaaagtatgaaTGATGCAGCACAGCTTCAAGTCTGAAATGCCCTTAGCTGCCCCTCAGGATGAGACTTTTTTAAGAATTACCATTAATGTCATTCACACTATTGAAGTTTTCAGTAGGGGTGGAAAGTTGCTGCCCTCAAATTTGATGAGATTGGAATTTGCAGGTTGTATTTGAAGATTTTGCTCAGCAGTAAGCGAACTTTTCAGATCGAGGTGGATTCATACTACAGAGCTTTAAGTCACAGCCCTCAGTAGATCTGTGCAGCTTTGGAAACCAGCTGATGATTTAGGTGGGTTATTTTAAATGAGGTAAATCTTTATGCAAACACTCTGCAGagatctgttttctctttgacacaAAGTTTTGTCAAAAAAGCTCAAATTTAAATGACCTTTATTCaacattgttaaaaaccaaAGGCAGATTACTACTTTTTAAAGGGGCTGTATTTGTGGACACTTggtcacattttcaaatgtctttAGTTATAATTCActcattatttgtttatttcataacTCCTACCTCCCCAGATGTTTTGCTTCGTTGTTGagctgaaagaagaaagaaacatcAATGAATTTCACTTTAGGGTTTTGCAGCAATTAAAGCCAGTTCCTGGTTCCATCTCTGAGAACTGAACCCTGGGATTCATAGTGTTTTATCAGCTGAGCCAAAGCAGTAAAAACATGTGGGGTTTCAAGCTCAGGCTGAGCAGCAGAAACTTCAGTTTAGCATCTGAGCTCATTCCCTATAGACTCTTGTAGGGGTTGGATTAAAAAATTATGTGGTTCAGTGTTGAAGATTTTACAATTCTTCTGCTGGTAGCTTCATATGACCATTATTAGCTGGTTCAGTATTGTTTTAATAACCTCTCCACTCTGGACTACAACAAAATTGGTTTACCGAAGTAAAATCTTTGGTAAACCAATTTGTTGTTATTTGGTTTGGTGTATTTCAAtccaaatgtaaaacaacattGACATTACCAGACTATACAGTTTGTAAAGCTAcaataatgaagaaaaatactttatacAAAACTTATATACAAGATGATTGTTGTTTGGTCATGTTGGCCACATGAAACTGAACTCACCCTTCTTCTTTTTCGGGGGTTTGTCAGTTATCTTCTTAAAAGGCTTCAGCAGGTCCTGGATTGCACAGTCCCTCCTTGGGATTATTTCCATGATTTTTCTGATTTCTAAGATGGACTTTTCTAGTCCATACTCCTCAATGATTTTTTGAACCATGATTTCTTTGGTCCTGCCACTTTTGAAACCTTTCGGGATTTTTGTTAGTAGTGACAGTGTCTTTCTGTATTGTTGTGCATCCAACTCCTCCAGGATGGATATCAAGCGTATCTTCCATTTCTTCTCTAAGTCAGCcctctgcagcacacacagaaattaataaagagaaaagactctttcatttttcatacaTCATCTGATTTCTAGAATGGCTCTGATtattacttgtgtttttttttctgtcgcACAGAAAAAATTCTCAAATGCTGTTCACAGAGCACGAAGAAGCTTGTTGAGCCTCTTCGATAGAGTGATGAGCAACAAATCCATTATGCAGTTTCTCATCTACCCCTTTCTTCTACATACCACAAGATCAAAATTACCTGAGTCAAtgcaaaaaggtaaaaagaaaatcactccGGGATCTTTCAGGGCTCTGTACAGTAGTGCAGGAGGAAAATTAAATGCACAAATTACAGAACTGGACTAGTACACAACAGTCCTCAGACTAAACACCAGACACAGAGCGTGAAACACCAAACGACATTAGTCTCATCACAGACACTGGATGAACTTCCTGTTCCAACACTGCTCAAATCTGAGGTGTTATTCTGTTTACACGGAATAAACCTGCTCCTGAGTGGGTTTGAGATTGTGGACCTGTTGCCAGGACAAGCAGCTCAACGTGACTTCGAAGAACCAACAGATCCGGGACGATGTTAACGAAATTCATCCTGTTCATCCGCCTGCGAAGAACATGACCCGAACTCTAATTCGAACCCATGAAACACACTTCCTGTCACCCACCTTCATGTTTCGTCCAGTCTGCCTAGATTGGAGCTGGTCTTGCAGTAAATTTGATTCACAGaaggttcttttttttcatcctttccTGAAACACAAGCGGGCTGGTTTCTCCTCGGACCGAAGCCGGAAGAGAAAATGCGCGAACTGACAAAGGtgtggaaaatgtatttcatcCCCGGATGTGTCACACAgataaattaaatagaaattaaaaagtatttcatTAAACgtttaaatcaaaattaaatataaattgttaATAAAGGCAGGATACTAAAAAACACGCTGTCACAGACACGTTTTTCaccaaaagataaaaactgtaattattagGAAAAAAGTAAACTTCATAATCACACGAATACAGGTCATGGA is from Channa argus isolate prfri chromosome 22, Channa argus male v1.0, whole genome shotgun sequence and encodes:
- the rnasekb gene encoding ribonuclease kappa-B isoform X1; this encodes MKRADLEKKWKIRLISILEELDAQQYRKTLSLLTKIPKGFKSGRTKEIMVQKIIEEYGLEKSILEIRKIMEIIPRRDCAIQDLLKPFKKITDKPPKKKKAQQRSKTSGERKTIRQLKSSGYLLDEEIIVVKVVKKSDLIPYTTQQGEKKIMFYLTVADTADCIKVVVYGRERFDSIREKSCYSFKNVIVGNVIKVTKRSIVLEDEAIKVPAHLEKEAQSLMYKRSHFATAETSAETRPGGDGGASAGVQSTAVQTERIKITKIIKSNKTYTHLEAEINRRQQKLMVTNRRLAKAFGFTPAEDFKEKLCSQMPLTAEVKMEMERIKSIKKI